One region of Macrobrachium rosenbergii isolate ZJJX-2024 chromosome 20, ASM4041242v1, whole genome shotgun sequence genomic DNA includes:
- the LOC136848927 gene encoding uncharacterized protein produces the protein MISTTGRKVITTLFCFVALGSATPLPSTEFGGRLREASLETREFEAPSGTAVGPRALGAISDSLPLLGQLLTDTSGTPMDRISKVSLSFLPAARNIIEARAEEDGNFDKEYALQRQEAAERVVPNILQAITQFINGLPPATPAPEIFIPTVRTFTFDNPDVPDQTIEGFTIPETEFSPKIVIPDIKIQ, from the exons ATGATTTCCACTACGGGGAGGAAG GTCATAACTACTCTGTTTTGCTTTGTGGCGTTGGGGAGTGCCACACCATTACCTAGTACGGAATTTGGAGGTAGACTACGGGAAGCATCACTCGAAACAAGAGAATTTGAAGCCCCCAGCGGTACTGCTGTTGGACCTCGAGCCCTAGGTGCCATTTCAGACTCCCTGCCACTGCTAGGGCAGTTGCTAACAGATACGAGTGGCACACCCATGGATAGGATCAGCAAAGTATCCCTGAGTTTCCTGCCCGCAGCACGAAACATAATCGAAGCAAGGGCGGAAGAAGATGGCAACTTCGACAAGGAATACGCCCTCCAACGCCAAGAAGCTGCTGAAAGGGTTGTTCCCAACATCCTGCAGGCAATCACGCAGTTCATAAATGGCCTTCCTCCCGCAACACCCGCTCCTGAGATCTTCATCCCTACTGTGCGGACGTTCACCTTCGACAACCCTGATGTTCCAGATCAGACAATTGAGGGATTCACCATTCCAGAAACAGAATTCTCACCAAAAATTGTAATTCCTGatattaaaattcagtaa